One stretch of Armigeres subalbatus isolate Guangzhou_Male chromosome 2, GZ_Asu_2, whole genome shotgun sequence DNA includes these proteins:
- the LOC134217644 gene encoding 37 kDa salivary gland allergen Aed a 2-like isoform X2, producing MASCRIVLVAMLQLCLTATVSLGWEALDPEQVLFGFSRCGEEFTPNDENREVRIKNWAKWTLEPLDNWTMCYVRCCLQRLELFNVDSGLFATERLTVQYQKYKQYNGVDVDEVQEFANALKNLPRLTDCKSVFTTLFVKLLKYVPIIVKLYHGSPTINKAIYEDLGNNIRQKKQPYTEFCEKKFAPNAQQAICEFRKSGTTKNDAYKNVLDCIFKGFRYFDKNGKIDMDGQVEEAISNCQLRGTTNAYDFYECLRTNDRLGNKFRLAFLYREVRSADYDYAFQIPGPPVYDANSVRQMVDLINENQCPKR from the exons ATGGCATCTTGTCGTATCGTTCTTGTAGCAATGCTACAGCTTTGCCTCACTGCAACAGTGTCGTTAGGATGGGAAGCGCTCGATCCGGAGCAGGTGCTGTTTGGATTTTCAAGATGCGGTGAGGAATTCACGCCAAATGATGAGAACCGTGAAGTTCGCATCAAGAATTGGGCAAAATGGACATTGGAGCCTTTAGATAATTGGACCATGTGCTACGTGCGGTGCTGTTTACAGCGGTTGGAGTTATTCAACGTGGATTCGGGATTGTTCGCG ACCGAAAGGCTGACTGTTCAATATCAGAAATATAAACAATATAATGGAGTGGACGTTGATGAAGTGCAAGAATTTGCAAACGCCTTGAAAAACCTCCCACGTTTGACTGATTGTAAATCTGTTTTCACAACATTATTCGTCAAACTCCTCAAATACGTACCAATTATTGTTAAACTGTACCACGGAAGTCCAACAATAAACAaagcaatatatgaagatttg GGAAATAACATTCGTCAAAAGAAGCAGCCATATACCGAGTTTTGTGAGAAAAAGTTTGCACCAAACGCACAACAAGCTATTTGTGAATTCCGAAAATCAGGAACAACTAAGAATGACGCTTACAAGAATGTTTTGGACTGCATCTTCAAAGGATTCCGCTATTTTGACAAAAACGGCAAAATTGAC ATGGACGGCCAAGTGGAAGAAGCAATCTCTAACTGTCAATTGCGTGGAACTACCAATGCGTATGATTTCTACGAATGTCTAAGAACAAACGACCGCCTGGGGAATAAATTTCGGCTGGCATTCCTGTACAGAGAAGTTCGCTCAGCAGATTATGATTACGCGTTTCAGATACCTGGACCGCCGGTTTATGACGCAAACAGCGTGAGACAGATGGTGGACCTCATAAATGAAAACCAATGTCCAAAAAGGTaa
- the LOC134217646 gene encoding uncharacterized protein LOC134217646, with protein MIFHRIVWIIFFSLILYMCNGMSHFQDCANKLLSNDKTLQCKVSKLEVDGNAPKVTEYMNCAFDGSGWTRNGGKHLDASKVATDMIPYGFNIVNEVGEVTKECEIEFGADISAIDYLSCLLIDERTKKGFRMMLMFKEAEFFKQNLCK; from the exons ATGATATTTCATCGTATCGTCTGGATAATTTTCTTCTCGCTGATTCTATATATG TGCAACGGAATGTCCCACTTCCAGGATTGCGCCAACAAACTACTAAGCAACGATAAAACGCTGCAGTGCAAAGTGAGCAAACTGGAGGTCGATGGTAATGCGCCAAAagttacagaatacatgaactGTGCTTTTGATGGTTCTGGGTGGACCCGAAATGGGGGCAAACATTTGGATGCCTCAAAGGTAGCAACCGATATGATTCCTTACGGTTTTAACATTGTAAATGAAGTGGGCGAAGTAACCAAGGAATGTGAAATTGAGTTCGGAGCGGATATCAGTGCGATTGATTACCTGTCCTGTTTGCTCATCGATGAAAGAACGAAAAAGGGATTCCGAATGATGCTAATGTTTAAGGAAGCAgagttttttaaacaaaatctttgtaaatag
- the LOC134217643 gene encoding uncharacterized protein LOC134217643, which yields MKYIILSCLLLHVFVSAALPPISFLRACAHDHLNRDRTTQCKIQKLQIDGNLPNIEEYMKCIFMGYRWFPNRRKPVDVGKLATDIGAPKDQVQKVIDRCEKDSRNDAGAMDFFVSLLRSSETKAAFNKFLQEREAKFFKDKLCD from the exons ATGAAATACATAATTTTGAGCTGCTTATTGCTGCACGTATTTGTGTCAGCAGCATTG CCACCTATTTCGTTCCTGCGGGCATGTGCGCATGATCACTTGAACCGCGACCGGACCACTCAGTGTAAAATACAGAAACTACAAATCGATGGAAACCTGCCCAACATTGAGGAatacatgaagtgcattttcatgGGATACCGATGGTTCCCGAACCGGAGGAAGCCCGTTGATGTGGGTAAGCTTGCCACCGACATAGGAGCTCCGAAGGATCAAGTGCAGAAAGTGATCGATCGTTGCGAAAAGGATTCTAGGAACGATGCTGGTGCCATGGACTTTTTTGTTTCATTGTTACGCAGCTCTGAAACGAAGGCAGCTTTCaataagttcctccaagagagGGAGGCAAAATTCTTCAAGGATAAGCTTTGCGATTGA
- the LOC134217644 gene encoding 37 kDa salivary gland allergen Aed a 2-like isoform X1, which translates to MASCRIVLVAMLQLCLTATVSLGWEALDPEQVLFGFSRCGEEFTPNDENREVRIKNWAKWTLEPLDNWTMCYVRCCLQRLELFNVDSGLFATERLTVQYQKYKQYNGVDVDEVQEFANALKNLPRLTDCKSVFTTLFVKLLKYVPIIVKLYHGSPTINKAIYEDLGNNIRQKKQPYTEFCEKKFAPNAQQAICEFRKSGTTKNDAYKNVLDCIFKGFRYFDKNGKIDPKEIIRDFHEINENQMDGQVEEAISNCQLRGTTNAYDFYECLRTNDRLGNKFRLAFLYREVRSADYDYAFQIPGPPVYDANSVRQMVDLINENQCPKR; encoded by the exons ATGGCATCTTGTCGTATCGTTCTTGTAGCAATGCTACAGCTTTGCCTCACTGCAACAGTGTCGTTAGGATGGGAAGCGCTCGATCCGGAGCAGGTGCTGTTTGGATTTTCAAGATGCGGTGAGGAATTCACGCCAAATGATGAGAACCGTGAAGTTCGCATCAAGAATTGGGCAAAATGGACATTGGAGCCTTTAGATAATTGGACCATGTGCTACGTGCGGTGCTGTTTACAGCGGTTGGAGTTATTCAACGTGGATTCGGGATTGTTCGCG ACCGAAAGGCTGACTGTTCAATATCAGAAATATAAACAATATAATGGAGTGGACGTTGATGAAGTGCAAGAATTTGCAAACGCCTTGAAAAACCTCCCACGTTTGACTGATTGTAAATCTGTTTTCACAACATTATTCGTCAAACTCCTCAAATACGTACCAATTATTGTTAAACTGTACCACGGAAGTCCAACAATAAACAaagcaatatatgaagatttg GGAAATAACATTCGTCAAAAGAAGCAGCCATATACCGAGTTTTGTGAGAAAAAGTTTGCACCAAACGCACAACAAGCTATTTGTGAATTCCGAAAATCAGGAACAACTAAGAATGACGCTTACAAGAATGTTTTGGACTGCATCTTCAAAGGATTCCGCTATTTTGACAAAAACGGCAAAATTGAC CCGAAAGAAATTATTCGTGACTTTCATGAAATAAACGAAAACCAGATGGACGGCCAAGTGGAAGAAGCAATCTCTAACTGTCAATTGCGTGGAACTACCAATGCGTATGATTTCTACGAATGTCTAAGAACAAACGACCGCCTGGGGAATAAATTTCGGCTGGCATTCCTGTACAGAGAAGTTCGCTCAGCAGATTATGATTACGCGTTTCAGATACCTGGACCGCCGGTTTATGACGCAAACAGCGTGAGACAGATGGTGGACCTCATAAATGAAAACCAATGTCCAAAAAGGTaa